A genomic segment from Malus domestica chromosome 05, GDT2T_hap1 encodes:
- the LOC103409183 gene encoding ninja-family protein 2-like, producing MGEVSKSGLKEEEIELDLGLSIGGSFGRPENSKLANGFDVAPRENEHQTLPSQPHAPSPSPMEQSEPESARLDPQTKREMQALRRQEAKRKREEKKIRGLNGSQAEEQPGVKKERTETNVNVINLNLSNGQRELRYPVQYPYPPVHFVPYTNPCVMPCWGPSGGGGFRHFQAHKPKLNNGCEKEQNGGSGKTASVNGGSGKTASVNGGLGKKPAWTNVSPVCSSSNVSDNQSAASHEGGGSSESRSHSGQSIQENIEPVSNSLESNPKGNEQKLNPKTEPKSENAEPAPIPKPKSPKQESSPPFPPLKEIAKPDPISKPPKPPMSKNGSNAVSLPQMPYVSTTGTGPNGKTVHGLLYRYTKSEITIVCVCHGTAFSPAEFVQHAGGTDVSQPLRHITVIPSAFG from the exons ATGGGAGAGGTATCCAAATCGGGATTGAAAGAGGAGGAGATTGAGCTGGATTTGGGGCTGTCGATCGGCGGCAGCTTTGGAAGGCCGGAGAACTCGAAGCTGGCCAACGGGTTCGATGTAGCTCCGAGAGAGAACGAGCACCAAACGCTGCCGTCCCAACCGCACGCGCCTTCTCCGTCGCCGATGGAACAGTCGGAGCCGGAGAGCGCTCGTCTGGATCCGCAGACGAAGCGGGAGATGCAGGCGTTGAGAAGGCAGGAAGCGAAGAGGAAGCGGGAGGAGAAGAAAATCCGGGGACTGAACGGTTCCCAAGCGGAAGAGCAGCCTGGGGTGAAGAAAGAGAGAACGGAGACGAATGTGAATGTGATCAATCTGAATTTGAGCAACGGACAAAGGGAGCTGCGCTACCCGGTTCAGTACCCGTACCCGCCGGTCCATTTTGTTCCGTACACGAATCCTTGCGTGATGCCGTGCTGGGGCCCAAGCGGCGGCGGGGGTTTTCGGCATTTTCAGGCGCATAAGCCGAAGTTGAATAACGGGTGTGAGAAGGAGCAGAATGGTGGATCGGGTAAAACGGCATCGGTAAATGGTGGGTCGGGTAAAACGGCGTCGGTAAATGGTGGGTTGGGTAAGAAACCGGCGTGGACAAATGTTTCACCAGTGTGTAGTTCCTCCAACGTGTCAGATAATCAAAGCGCAGCTTCTCATGAAG GTGGTGGAAGCAGTGAGAGCAGAAGCCATTCAGGCCAGAGCATACAAGAAAACATAGAGCCGGTTTCAAATTCCTTGGAATCCAATCCCAAAGGGAATGAACAAAAACTGAATCCAAAAACAGAACCCAAATCAGAAAACGCGGAACCGGCTCCAATCCCAAAACCCAAGTCACCGAAACAAGAATCTTCTCCTCCATTTCCTCCACTGAAGGAAATTGCCAAACCGGACCCAATTTCCAAGCCTCCGAAACCCCCGATGAGCAAAAATGGCAGCAATGCGGTTTCCCTTCCCCAAATGCCTTACGTCTCGACGACCGGGACCGGCCCGAACGGGAAAACGGTTCATGGGTTGTTGTACAGATACACGAAATCTGAGATCACCATCGTGTGCGTCTGCCATGGAACCGCATTCTCGCCGGCTGAATTCGTGCAGCATGCCGGAGGCACCGATGTTTCCCAGCCGCTGAGGCACATCACTGTGATCCCATCTGCTTTTGGATGA
- the LOC103435864 gene encoding nuclear transport factor 2-like, with translation MATMVQQAPVASLTPTADVVGNAFVLQYYNILEQSPELVHRFYQDISKLGRPGDDGIMSITTTMEEINKKILDYGELSANIKTVDAQESYNGGVFVLVTGYLTGKDLLRKTFTQSFFLAPQDVGYFVLNDVFRYVEDSNPENEDNGLVVDVEVEPPITPKHDATALQDNHVPEPVISVSEDVVKEELFKPSENGVVSVEEKEVPEPEVVNEIPDDSQVVNKVEAESFTKVEAESKPKVEVESNSKVEAESNSKVEAPKKSYASILKSMKEGTVPFSTPAPVRSVPKKQENQVATAPISAPVSETVSSTNARENGNLEPEAEGHSIYIKGLPMDCTNTVIETEFKKFGQIKKNGVQVRMLRGFCFGFVEFEAASSVQSAMEASPIEISGQQVYVEEKRSTRGRGRFSGKGNGNGYRTEGPRGRGGYGGGRAYGRGDFNGGRGDFKSDYGSRSSNRGGSLGRGGDGYQRSDNGGRVNRAGGVAVNAAAKGTAPQVSASA, from the exons ATGGCAACGATGGTGCAGCAAGCCCCAGTTGCGAGTCTCACTCCTACTGCCGACGTT GTTGGCAATGCCTTTGTTCTTCAGTACTACAATATCTTGGAACAATCTCCTGAGCTTGTTCATCGTTTTTACCAAGATATCAGTAAGCTTGGTCGTCCGGGAGATGATGGGATCATGAGCATTACAACCACCATGGAG GAAATCAACAAGAAGATACTTGATTACGGAGAGCTCAGTGCAAATATCAAAACTGTGGATGCTCAAGAATCTTACAATGGGGGAGTATTTGTTCTTGTCACTGGGTATTTAACTGGAAAGGACCTTTTAAGGAAGACATTTACTCAAAGTTTTTTCTTGGCGCCACAAGACGTAGGCTACTTTGTTTTGAACGATGTCTTTAGATATGTTGAAGATTCCAACCCTGAAAACGAGGACAATGGATTGGTTGTTGATGTTGAAGTTGAACCTCCTATTACTCCCAAACATG ATGCTACTGCTTTGCAGGACAATCATGTCCCGGAGCCTGTGATTTCAGTGTCTGAGGACGTTGTCAAGGAGGAACTGTTCAAACCTTCGGAAAATGGAGTAGTTTCTGTTGAAGAGAAGGAAGTACCAGAACCTGAAGTCGTCAACGAAATTCCTGATGATTCCCAAGTAGTGAATAAAGTTGAAGCTGAATCATTCACAAAAGTTGAAGCTGAATCCAAACCCAAAGTTGAGGTTGAGTCTAATTCTAAAGTTGAAGCTGAATCTAACTCTAAAGTTGAAGCACCAAAGAAGTCATATGCCTCAATT CTTAAGAGCATGAAGGAGGGTACTGTCCCATTTTCTACTCCAGCACCTGTGAGGTCTGTCCCAAAGAAGCAGGAGAACCAAGTGGCTACTGCTCCAATATCTGCTCCAGTTTCAGAAACAGTATCCAGCACAAATGCTAGAGAAAATGGGAATTTAGAGCCCGAAG CTGAAGGTCACTCtatctacattaaaggtctgCCAATGGATTGTACAAATACTGTAATCGAGACTGAGTTTAAGAAATTCGGACAGATCAAGAAGAATGGTGTTCAAGTTAGAATGCTAAGG GGGTTCTGTTTTGGCTTCGTGGAATTTGAGGCTGCAAGTTCTGTGCAAAGTGCGATGGAG GCTTCACCCATCGAGATCAGTGGACAGCAAGTTTATGTTGAGGAAAAGAGATCCACTCGAG GGAGGGGACGGTTTTCTGGGAAGGGCAATGGGAACGGGTACAGGACTGAGGGACCAAGAGGACGTGGAGGCTATGGAGGTGGTAGGGCTTATGGCCGTGGCGATTTCAATGGTGGTCGTGGTGATTTCAAGTCTGATTATGGAAGTAGGAGTAGCAATAGGGGAGGATCATTGGGCCGTGGAGGAGATGGATATCAGAGGTCTGACAATGGTGGTCGTGTGAATCGTGCTGGTGGGGTGGCGGTTAATGCAGCAGCAAAAGGCACAGCACCACAGGTGTCTGCCTCGGCATGA